From the Bradyrhizobium ontarionense genome, the window GAAGGGCAGAGGTTGTCGCGATCACCCTTGTGATTCTCGCGTCAATCTGCGTCACCGGCGTCCTCTACGTCGCCAAGGCGTTCTTTCTCCCGATCGTGATGGCCTTCGTCGTCGGGACGATGCTGTCGCCGGCTGCGAATTTCCTGGAACGGCGTCGTATTCCACGCAGCGTAGGCGCCGTGCTGATCGTGATCGGTGTTGCGGCGGGCCTGGCTTTCATCATCGGCCTGATCTCGGCGCCGGTGCTGGACTGGACAAACCGCCTTCCGGAGCTCGCTGCGCAGCTCAAGGCCAAGCTCCACGTCTTCGATCGTCTGTTGTCATTGTGGCATGAGATGCAGACGGCGATCGGGGGCGGAAGCGCGCAAGCCTCAACCAGCCTGGAGCTACCGAAATTCGACTGGGTCCAACCCACGATCGAATTCCTTTCGCCGACCTTCACCGAGTTCCTGCTGTTCTTCGCGACGCTCGTTCTGTTCATCGCGAGTTGGCGCGATCTGCGGCGCACGCTGATCATGACGTTCGGCGATCACGCTGCGCGGCTGCGGACGCTCCGGATCCTCAACGAGCTCGAGCTGCATCTCGGCAACTACCTGCTGACCGTCACGCTCATCAACACCGGGGTCGGCGTCGCCACCGGGCTCACCTGCGCCCTGACCGGCATGCCCAATCCGGCAGGTCTCGGCGCGCTCGCCGCGACACTGAACTTCATTCCGATCGTCGGCCCGATCGCCATGTTCGCCGTGCTGATCCTGGTCGGCGCGATTGCGTTTCCGACATTGAGCGGCGGACTGGCCGCGCCACTCATCTTCGCCGGCATCACCTTCATCGAGGGCCACTTCGTGACCCCGACGATCATCGGCAGACGGCTCGCGCTGAACGCGCTGGCCGTCTTCATTGCACTTGCGTTCTGGACCTGGCTGTGGGGCCCGATGGGAGCCTTTCTCGCGTCACCGCTCCTGATCGTCGGACTCATCATGAAGGATCATCTGCTGCCGGACGATTCGCCGCAACTGCCTCCCGACTAATTCGGTTTCAATCGAGGAACTTCCGCTCACAGGCCGCGTTTTTGGAGCTGACGCACTTCATCTTGCCCGTCATCTTGCCCGGGAGCCCCGAATGCCGACGACCGATGGTGAGACTGCCATGAGAGACCTTGCCGACAAAGCGAACTACGAACGCCTACAGAAGGATGTCCACGCCGTGAAGAACGATATTGCTGCCCTCACTGAACAGATCACCGACGCGCTCAATGCCTTCGCCGGTCAGGCAGGCAAGCAGGCCCGCAGCGGCTATCGCCAGGCGCGCGAGAACGCAGACCAGGCGTTCGACGACATGTCGGAGCGCGGCAGCGCCATGCTCGGCGCGGCCCATGACGCCGCGAATTCATTGGAAGAACGGCTGGAGGACGTCGTCTCGCAGCGACCGCTGGCCACCGTGGGTCTTGCGCTCGGGCTCGGCTTCCTGATCGGCGCGGCGTGGCGCCGCTGAGCGCCGCACGCGGTGCCTCCCGCGATCTTGACGACGCATCAAGATATTCTCGGCGCCGGCTTCGGCGCCGATTTGAATTTGGCGACCAGGCCAACATCCACGAGACGCGGGGACGACTGACATGCTTCAACGGATGATCGCAGACTTCAAGGAATCGACTGGCCACACCGTCCGGCTGACCTCCCTCGCACTGGCCGCCGCGACCGGTCTGTTCGTCACGACCTGCTTTCTGTGCGCTGCCGCCTTTGTGGCGGTCTTGAACCGATATGGGCTGGTGGCTGCATGTCTCACCGGAGCGGCGATCTTCTTCGTCGTGACCTTGATCGCGGCCATCAGCTACCTGGTTCGGAAGCGCGCGCTTGCGCGCGCGTCACACACGGCAGAAGCCGCGCGCTCTGCGGCCAACTCCCTGCTCGCGGATCCGATCCTGTTGGCCGGCGGGCTGGAGGTGGTGCGGATGATCGGCATCAAGCGATTGATCCCCATCCTCGCAATCGGAGGGCTTGCGCTTGGTTTCCTCGTCAGCCGGCAGGCCGCGGGAGGCCAAAGTCCGGCAGAATGAATGCAGCGGACCGAATAAATTCCGGTCTTGAGCTGCCTCCAGCCGCCCAACCGCGACGCCCGAGACAATGGAACGCCCCAACCGCGGTTGCTCCCTCTCTCGGCGGATGCCCGATCGAAGCCGCTGCCGCTTCAGGTGATGCAGCGACCAGGCTGCAGCCGCTTTGCGATCTCCGTCAGGACGGACACTGAAGGCTCGCACGCGATCGACCGCTTCGCCTCGCGCCGCTCGCTGTCCGTACTGATGATTTTCGATCCCTGCGGCGACTCGGCCTGTCCCGCTCGCGGTCCTGGACTCGCGACGGGCAGCCGGAGCAGGAACGAGGTCTCCGCGAACGCGGCCAGCCTGATCGACACGGTTCGCGTCGCCATGGCTTCAGCCACGGAACCCGCCCGGTCGGACTTGCCAGCCCGGTTTACGTTGGTCGAGGCATCGGAGAGAAGGCCACGGTCGGCCTGAGGCGTCGGCAGCTCCGAGGCAAGATCATGCCCTGACGCCAACTGCACTGCTCCCGCCAGCATAGCCGACGCTGCGAGCGTACCTAAAGTCACGATCTTCCTGGTCCGCGACATATCTCTCATCCCCTCGCCCGCACGTGTTCGCCAGTTCAACGTTAGTCGCCGGAACTGAGTTCGCGGATGGGGGAATCACTTAACCGTGTGTGAAGACTCCTGAGTTTCTTCGAAAAAATTTCGCTCGCCAGGGAACGACTCGTTGAGCCGCGCGTCATCACGGCAGCCGGTTATTCCCCCTGCCCCATTGACCGGCGACGCGGGGCACCGCCGTGGTGATGCCGGCGGTGCCCCGCATCCTTTTCTGCTCCAGGGTGCCAACGCAGTTGAGATCCAGCCGCTCGGCATCGTGTGTTTGCCGGAGCAGCCGATGAACGGCCTGCGCTTCTGGACGGGCGGCGTCGAGAATTCCACGGCTCGAAGATCGATCCCACCGAACGGTGCTGCGCAGAAAGCGCGGCTCGATGGTGTGTTGCCGCGGTGGCTGAACGCCACTCGTGCTTCGCTACCGACGTTGCGGAGGATGAGGATACCGCGGCACGTCAGCTCGGCTGCGCTGCTGACAACCAGTCCAAACCAAATCGGCGCGCTCCGTGGGAACGCGCCGAAAATATCTAACTGTTAAAAAGCGTTTTCAGGCCGCCGGCTTGGGCATCCGGTTGCGCGAATTGCGCTGGAAGAACAGGGCTTGGCTGACGACGGCTGAAACCATCGCCGGCTGGAATGGCTTTGAGATCAGGAATGCCGGCTCCGGCCGCTCACCGGTCAGGAACCTCTCCGGATAGGCCGTGATAAACACGACTGGAACCTCAAATGTCCGCAGCAGCTCGTTGACGGCGTCGAGACCTGACGAGCCATCGGCAAGCTGAATGTCGGCCAGGATCAGGCCAGGCTTCTTGTTTTTCGCAAGCGCGACCGCATCTGCGTGCGTGCGCGCGACGCCGATGACGTTGTGGCCGAGATTCTTGACGAGGCTTTCGAGGTCCATGGCGATGAATGTCTCGTCCTCGATGATCAGCACATCGGTGGCGATCTCGGCCGCGAGCTCCCGGCCAGCGGCATCTGCCAGACGGCGGGTTTCCGCGACATCGACGTCGAGAACGAAGGCGACTTCCTCCTCGGGAAAGCCCTCGAGGGACAACAGCAGGAACGCCTGGCGAGGCAGCGGAGTGATGTTGGAGAGGCGCCGCTCCGGCGGCATTGGAAGGGTCGTCACCTCGGCGTCATCATTGAGCGCCACCGAGTTCCAGATCTGCGTAAATAGCCGGAACAGGCCTGCCCGCGCTCCATAGCGCTCGTCCAGCACGGATGGATCCTGGATCAGAGCCTCCAGCATGGCGCCCACATAAGCGTCACCCGAACCCTGGCTGCCGGTGAGGGCTCGCGCATACCGGCGCAACAGCGGCAAATGTTCAGCAACTAGCTGTGATCGGCTCATCCCCACTCCATTAGGTATTCTGGGCTTCCGCCCGGGTTCCATGATGGGCTGATTACGCCCGAAACGGAGAAAAGTTCCCCAAATGCGTGGAACTTTTCTGGCCCGGTCGCATTAGTTCCCCATCAGACCCCCTTGGTGGCGAGGATAATTCTTGAAGCTTCAGGGACTTAACTCTCGGGGAAACGTGGAAAAGGTCATGAAAGATGTAAAGTCTCAAGCCAGCAAGAATGCGGCACCGCGCAAGCCCGGCGGACTGAACGCGGAAATCCAATCGAGAATTGGTCATCAACTCCGCGCGATGTACGACGACGTCGTTCGTCAGGGGGTTCCCGACCGGTTTGCCGACCTCGTCCGCAAGCTTGACGGGCCGGCGGCACAGTCCCACGTGGAAAACGGCGGGGGATCCAACGACCAAACCGACGGGAGGGAGTGAATGCCTCTCACTGATTCTTTGCGGGACGACATCCTTGCGGCCGTCCCAAGTCTTCGCGCATTTGCGATTTCCTTGAGTGGCAATAGCGATCGTGCCGATGATCTCGTGCAGGAAACGCTGCTTCGGGCGTTGGCGAATATCGACTCGTTTCAGCCGGGCTCCAATTTGCCAGCTTGGCTGTTCACGATCCTGCGCAACCTGTTCCGCTCAGACTACCGCAAACGGCGGCGAGAGGTGGAGGACGCGGAGGGCAACTATGCCAAGACGCTCAAGACGCATCCCTCACAGGGAGCTCATCTCGAGTTCGAGGAGTTCCGCGCGGCCCTGGAGAAACTGCCTCAGGATCAGCGCGAAGCGCTCATCCTGGTCGGTGCGTCCGGGTTCTCTTACGAAGATGCGGCCGCTATCTGCGGCTGTGCCGTGGGCACCATCAAGAGCCGCGTCAACCGCGCGCGATCGAAACTGGCAGCCCTGCTCTACGTCGAAGGCGCTGAGGACTTCGGCCCGGATGAAACCGTGCGTGCCGTAATCGGTGGCAGCGGCGGCTAATCTGCGCCCGGTCGGCGTTTCACCAGTGCCAGAGAGGCGACCTCCAGCGGAGGCCGCCTCTCTGTGTTGTCACGAGCTCGGGCATACCTTCGGCGCTGCCCGCGATACCGGTCGCTCCGGATTGACCGACAGCGTCGGCTAGCGCGGCGGCTTCACCGGCGCCGAGAGCTGCTCGGTACGATCGCGCTCGGTCATGTCGATGACTGTCTCCATCGGCGCGGTCAGCTCGTACACATAGCTGGCCTCGGTGAAATAGCGCTTGGACGTGCCCCCCAGGGCCTCCGGAGCGACCCGATCGAGCAGGATCAGGCCGAAATCGCTGTCCGGCCTCCGCGTCGCCTCGCTGGTATTGAGCTCCTCCCAGCGAAATTGAAAGACGGCGGCTGAATCGTCACCGGCGACCTCCCATTTCGCCGTGATGTGCGGGTGCTTTCCCACCAGGGAAAGCCCCTCGTCGGAGTGCGAGGCGAGCTCGAAGAACAACAAGGAAAGGCTCTGCGCTGCGCGGGCGCTCACGGTGATATCAGGCCCGCTGACCGCGATCCGCTCGGCATGAGGAATGGCGCGGGCTTCGAACAGACCGCGCAGCTGAACGCCCTGCCATTGGCTCTCGCTCAGCAGCGTGACGACGTTCGACATCGCGTGGATACGCCCGATCAGGAGCTCGCGGGCGACATCGATATCGCTGCCGTGGCGCAGCGTGCGCGTCACGATCGACTGGATCACCGCGAGGATGTTCTTGACCCGGTGGTTCAACTCGTCGATGACCGCCGTCAAGCGACGCTCGAAGCCGATCCGCACCTGGATCTCTCGACTCAGCCGCAGATTGTTGTACGCGACAAAGCCAAACAGTCCGCAGATGATCCCGGTGAGCGCAAGCCCGATCACGCCAACGATCGCCGCAGTCTGCTGCGCCCGCCGGACCGCGTTGCTCTTGGCGTAATAGATCAGCGACCAGTCATGATTCCCGAACGACACGGTGCGGGTCGACGAGGGCGCCGGATCGTCCGGCCCGCGGGTCCTGCCGGTCACCGCACCCTGATCGTTGGCAACCAGCTCATCGGAGGCGTTGCGGGGGTCCTTCAACGCGACTGAGAACAGCGAGAGATCGTCATTGGTCAGCAGCAGAGGGCCGATCTCGTACGAGAACGTCACAAAGCCTGCTGGTCCCGTCGCCCCCTGCGGGACCACAGGGGCCGCCAGAACGATCCCGATCGGACCGTCGGCCCGCAACAGGGGCGTGGGATCGGATGCGACAGGCTTGCCCTCCGCCATGGCACGCGCCAGCATCGGCCCGATGATCGGCTGCCGGTCGAGCACCGCGCCCGGAAACTTGGAAGTCTCGGCATTGCGGGGCTCGAGATCCATCAACACGTCGAGCGGGCCACTGGCCATGCCCTTGTCCAGCGGCGTGTCGTCGTAATTGCGGATGGTCGGGTTCGAAAAGCCGGCTTGCCGCAGCTCGGCCTGGGCGACGGAAAGCTCATCCGACTTGAGACGTGCAATCCAGGACGCCACCACGAAATCAGTCTTGAAGGCATAGATCGAGGACCGCAGCGGCTCCAGCATGTTCGCCTTGATCACCGAGGGCGCCCTGAACAGCCCCGAGGCGACCCGGGCCAGCAACTCCCGCTCGGTCAGCCGATCCTGGACAAGGCTTGCATGCACGTCGATGGCGCGCGCGAGCGCAATACGATCGATTGCCAATTCCTGGTCGTGTACGCGGTAGGCAGCCAAGCCGGACAGCACCGTTCCAACCAGCGCGATCACGATGATGATGACACCCAGCCGGAGCACTCGTTCACTCTAGGATCAAGGGTTGGCGGAGGAAAAAGCGAGTCATCCAAAAACCGGGCCTGCTACTCAATGAACGCCGCGAGGCGGGCAGAAATGATCGGACGATCAACGGAAACGATGACAAGACATACTGGCCCTTTACCAACCGTCAACGCGCCTCAGGCCGGGACGCACCCCAGCCACGGAAAACCGCTGGAAGCTCAAGTTGTTCCGATCCGGTGCGGCTTTTTTGCGTCTGATAGGCTTGCCGATATCGTCTGCCTTGATGAGCGAGGAGTACCGGATCAATGCGCCGCGCCAGGCTCAGGCTGACGTTTTGAGCCCACCCTTGGTCTCGATGAAACCGATGATCCGGTCGAGCCCCTGGCTCTTTTTCAGATTCGTCATGACGAAGGGGCGTTCACCGCGCATGCGTTTGGCGTCGACCTCCATTTTCTCGAGAGAGGCGCCCACATGCGGCGCGAGGTCGATCTTGTTGATCACCAGCAGGTCGGAGCGGGTGATGCCGGGGCCGCCCTTGGAGGGGATCTTGTCGCCGGCAGCAACATCGATCACATAGATCGTGATGTCGGCCAGTTCCGGCGAAAAAGTCGCGGCGAGATTGTCGCCACCGGATTCGATCAGGACCAGATCGAGGCCAGGGAACTTCGCCCGCATGTCGGCCACGGCGGCGAGATTCATCGATGCATCCTCGCGGATCGCCGTGTGTGGGCAGCCTCCGGTCTCCACTCCCGCGATGCGATCCGGCGTCAGAGAGCCGGAGCGGACGAGGAACTCGGCGTCCCATTTGGTGTAGATGTCGTTGGTGATCGCGGCGATGTCGTAGCGTTCCCGCATCGACTTGCACAGGAGATCCATCAACGCAGTCTTGCCGGATCCGACCGGACCGCCGACTCCGACGCGAAGCGGACCGTGAGACGATGCCATGATCAAAACCCCCTCTGTCGTCCCTGAAGAAGCAGGGATCGAAAACCATCGATACCGATGATCGCGCTGCGCTGCAGCTCCATCCATGCACAATCATGAACGGCCATATCATGGACGGCCATGGGTACCGACGCCGGCCCGGACCGCCCGCGAGACTGCATCACGACCGGAACAGCCTCGTATATTGCGCCTCATGACACAGGCTCGACAGATCGGCCCGGAAGGTCGCACCGCCGATGTCGTCGAGCGAGGCGACCAGAGCGCGCTCTGCCGTGGCCGCGACGACCGGCTCGAGCGCCGCGAGCACACGCTGGCTGTCGGTCTGTCCCAGCGGGATCAGCCGGCTGCCTGCGGAAATCCAGTTCGACGTCAGGGCATGCAGGAAGCCGTGCAGCAGCGGAGCGGGCGGCACGGAGTGAAGCGCTCCGACCAGCCCGACCGCGACCGGGTAGACGATCGTCTCACAGTTCGCGACGGCCTCGCCGAGGCCCGCACAGTTCCAGGCTGAGCGTGCGATCTCGATGAAGGCGCGCCCCTGGGCTGTGGTCTCGAGCTGACGCTCGCGTGACGGGACGAAAGCGGCGGCAAGCTCGGCAATCTCGCGCAAGGCGGCCAGATCGCCCAGCCCTGCGGCACGATGAGACTGCGCCACGAACACGCCGTCGCAGAATCCGGAGCCGTGGGTGAGCATCGCGGCCAGCCAGGCGCGGAACGAGGCGGCGTCGCTGACGTCGCCCGCCTCCACGGCCCACTCGATGCCACTGGAATAAGAGAAGGCCCCGACCGGAAATGACGGGGATAGCCAAGTCATCAGCCGATACAGCGCGGCGGCCTCCGCGCCCATCGTGTCCTCTTGGCGCCCGAGCTCACTTGTGGTCATCAGCATGGGAATGATCGTGATGCACGTGCCCGCAATGCTCGTCGTGCTCATGATGGTGATCATCATGGTGCGGGTGGCCGTGGTCATGATGATCATGACCGTGATGATCGTGGGCGTTATGATCATGGCCGTGGTGATCATGGCCATGATGAGCGTGGTCATGATCGGCATGATCATGATGCGCATTGTCGTGGCTGGGCTCCGCATAGGCGCCGCCTTCGGGATCGAACGGCGCCTCGATCTCGATGACGCGAGCGCCGAGGCCCTTGACCATCGCCTCGATCACATGGTCGCGGCGGATGCGCAGGCTCTTCGCCATGATCTGGGTCGGCAGATGCCTGTTGCCGAGATGCCAGGCGAGCCGCACCAGATGGTGCGGGTCGACGGCGCGGATCTCGAGCAGCGGCTCGGCGGCGGCCACGACCTCGATCAGCCGGCCGTCCTCCAGCACCAGGGCATCGCCACCGCGCAAGGCAGTGGCATGCTCGAGGTCGAGCAGGAACGCGAGCCCCCGGGTGCCGGTCATGGCCAGCCGGCGCCGGTGCCGATCGTCGAAGTCGAGCAGGACGGAATCGGCGGCGGCCTCTTTCCAACGATGCTGCCCGAGCACACGCGTAGCGCGGATCATGCTGAAACCCTCATTCTCTCATTCCGCTCAGCGGACATCGACCTTCTCAGGCGTAATGATCTCGATTCTGGGCGGCGCCGACATGCATTTGACGGCGACACGCCCGAACGTCTTCATGTGCTCGGTCGCACGATGCGGCACCAGTGCCTCGGCGTTCTCCCACTGCTCGACGAACACCATCCTGCTCGGATCGGTGACGCTCTCGTGCAAATCATAGGCGATATTGCCGGGTTCCTGGCGGGTCCCCGCGATGCAGGCGGTGGCGGCGGCGATGAATTCGGCGCGCGTTTCGGGCTTCACGGTCAGCGTGGCAACGACATAGATCACGAACAAGTCCTCCCGGTACTTTTTTGGTCTGATACCGGGAAGGAGCTTAGAACATGAAATAGCGCTGCGCCATGGGCAGCACCTCGGCCGGCTCGCATGTCAGAAGCTCGCCGTCGGCCCGCACCTCGTAGGTTTCCGGATCGACCTCGATGTCAGGCGTCGCGTCGTTGTGGATCATGCTCTTCTTCGAGATGCGGCCGCGGGTGTTCTGCACCGCGTAGAGCTTCTTGGAGAGGCCGAGCTTGCGGGCGAGGCCACCGGTAACCGCCGCCTTGGAGGTGAAGATCACCGAGGAGGCGGTCAGCGACTTGCCGAAGGCGCCGAACATCGGCTGGTAGTGCACCGGCTGCGGCGTCGGAATCGAGGCGTTCGGGTCGCCCATCGGCGCCGCCACGATGGTGCCGCCCTTGATGACGCAATCCGGCTTGACGCCGAAGAAGGCGGGCGACCACAGCACGAGATCGGCGAGCTTGCCCTTCTCGACCGAGCCGATCAGCTTCGATACGCCATGGGCGATGGCCGGGTTGATGGTGTACTTGGCGATGTAGCGCTTGACGCGGAAATTGTCGTTGTCCTTGCCCTTGTCCTGCGGCAGCGCGCCGCGCTGCTTCTTCATCTTGTCGGCGGTCTGCCAGGTCCGGATGATGACCTCGCCGAGCCGGCCCATCGCCTGCGAGTCCGACGACATCATCGAGAGCGCGCCGAGATCGTGCAGGATGTCCTCCGCCGCGATCGTCTCCTTGCGGATGCGGCTTTCGGCAAAGGCGAGGTCTTCTGCGATCGACGGATCGAGATGGTGGCACACCATCAGCATGTCCAGATGCTCGTCGATGGTGTTGCGGGTGAAGGGGCGCGTCGGATTGGTCGAGGACGGCAGCACGTTCTTCAGGCCGGCGACCTTGATGATGTCGGGGGCGTGGCCACCGCCCGCCCCCTCGGTATGGAAGGCGTGGATGGTGCGGCCCTTGAAGGCCTTGATGGTGTCCTCGACGAAGCCGGATTCGTTCAACGTGTCGGAGTGCAGCATCACCTGCACGTCGTAGTCGTCGGCAACCGAGAGACAATTGTCGATCGCGGCCGGCGTCGTGCCCCAGTCCTCATGCAGCTTCAACGCGCAGGCGCCGGCCTTGACCATCTCGACCAGCGCGGCCGGGCGCGACGCATTGCCCTTGCCGGAAATGCCGAGGTTCACTGGAAAGGCATCGAACGACTGCATCATCCGCCCGATGTGCCACGGGCCCGGCGTGCAGGTGGTGGCGAAGGTGCCGTGCGAGGGGCCGGTGCCGCCGCCGAGCAGCGACGTGACGCCGGACATCAGGGCGTGCTCGATCTGCTGCGGACAGATGAAATGGATGTGGCTGTCGAAGCCGCCGGCGGTGAGGATCTTGCCTTCGCCTGCGATTACGTCGGTGCCCGGGCCGATCACGATGGTCACGCCGGGCTGGATATCGGGATTGCCGGCCTTGCCGATGGCGCTGATCATGCCTTCCTTGATCGCGACGTCGGCCTTCACGACACCCCAATGGTCGACGATCAGCGCATTGGTGATGACCGTATCGGCGGCGCCCTGCTTGTTGGTCGCCTGCGACTGGCCCATGCCGTCACGAATGACCTTGCCGCCGCCGAACTTCACCTCCTCGCCATAAATGGTGAAGTCCTTCTCGACCTCGATGATGAGATCGGTGTCGGCCAGCCGGACCTTGTCGCCGGTGGTCGGGCCGAACATGTCGGCATAGACGGAACGCTTGATCTTGACGGACATGTCCTGCTCCCACTCTCAAATCGCCTGCGGCTCAGTCGCGCTCACTTGCGCGGTGGCAGCCGACACAATTCCTGAAATCTGGCGACGTTCTTCAGGCCGACATCGAACTTGCTCTTCAGGGCGGCGTCTCCAACCTTGAATTCGAAAGTCCCCGTGCGCTTGAGCTCCTCGAATGCAGGTCCCGTGACGGATAACACAAAGCGATATCGCCATCCGCTGACATAGCTGAAATCAACATCGACTGTGGAGACCGTGTTATCTTCGGGTACCATGGTGATGCCCGGCTCCTTGTCGTTCAGAATGATCGAACCTATGGCGCGGCGAACGCTATCATTCGTGTCGCCGCTCGCAGTCGCATAACCCAATGCCTTCTTGCATTCGAAGGACGGCGAGCCGATGTTGTCCGTCGCGTCATCAGCCGCGATGACAAGTAGCGCGCTGTCTGCATCTTCGATGACGCGCCATCGCACCTCATCTTCTGCGGCCTCGGCATGTGTCGCCGTAAACAGCATCGTAGCGGCGAGGAAAAAGCGTGAGAGAAATCTCGCTGCTCCAGCGCACATGGTGCTCACAACGTAGCCTTCGCCTGCGCCACGGCCTCGTCGAACAGCGCATCCAGGCGCGCGTTCACGCCGCGGCAGCCGGCCACGACCTGCTCGGCCCAGCCGAGATAGTCGATCAGCTCGAGCTGCTGTTCGAAGCCCGGCTCGAAGAAGATGCGGGCGCGGATGTTGCTGATCTTGTCAGCGATCTTGATCTGCTTGGCACCGCCAGATTTTCCCGGCGCCTCGTCGACCTGAATCCTGCGCCGCTCGGCCTTGGGCAGGATCATGTCGTCGGTGACCTCCTCGACCAGGTCGGCCACACGCGAGCCAAAGCGCTGCGCCAGCTCGTCATGGGTGGTGTCGGTGTCCTCGATCGTATCGTGCAGCCAGGCTGCCGCGATCAGCTCGGCATCCTCGCCATTGCAGGCCACCGACAGGAGGTTCGCGACCTCGGCGAGATGATTGACGTAAGGC encodes:
- a CDS encoding HD domain-containing protein — protein: MLTGLRLVSEAAELAARRHAGQQRKGHDEEPYVNHLAEVANLLSVACNGEDAELIAAAWLHDTIEDTDTTHDELAQRFGSRVADLVEEVTDDMILPKAERRRIQVDEAPGKSGGAKQIKIADKISNIRARIFFEPGFEQQLELIDYLGWAEQVVAGCRGVNARLDALFDEAVAQAKATL